The Maledivibacter sp. genomic interval TTCATAATCCTTTGAAACAGCCCTCATAGCCATACCCACCTTTGTATGATTTACTATATATACTAATACATATAATGCTATTGCAGTCATAACAGGTATTATAAGTGATACGCTAACAATAGAAATCTCACCAAATTTTAGTATTTTTGAAAAAATAGGTGCTATAGGAAAAGCCTTTGGTCTTCCTCCAAATATAACTATGGCAAGATTCTCTATAAGAAAGGATGCACCTATAGCCGATATCATTACAGATATTCTAGGAGAATTTCTAAGGGGTCTATAGGCCGACCTTTCTAAAACAATACCAAATATACATGTTAAAATAATTGCTATAAGGAATGATGCCCACCAAGGAAGCATAAATGATGTCATTGCATAGAAGGCTATATATGTTCCTAGCATAAAAACATCACCATGGGCAAAGTTAATTAATCTCAAGATACCATATACCATTGTATAACCTATGGCTAAAAGTGCGTATAAACTGCCAAGGGAAATCCCGTTGACTAAATGCTGTAAAAAAGTACTAAAACTCATTTTTTTTCCCCCATATCTTATTTTGTATAAGATTTACTGTTTTATAGAGAATTTAGAACAAACCTCTTAAGAAGCTTTTTTCTCCTCTTAATTTAACAATAGCAATGTAGACTTCCCAAATGGAAGTCTACATTGATTATCGTTAAAGCTTACATTACCAAATCTATATATTTAAAGATTTCTGCTATACTATTTATTTTTTCATTGGATCAACAGTTGTAAGGTAAGTAAATTTACCATCCTTAACGGTCTTAATAACTGCTGATTTAATGGCATCACCATTTTCATCTAGTGTAACAACCCCAGCGGCACCTGGGAAATCTTTAGTTTCTGCAAGAGCCTCCCTTATAGCTGAAGGGTCTGTACTATTAGATTTCTCAATTGCATCCAAGGCCAATAAATATGCATCAAATGCTAGTGCTGTAACTGCCGCAGGTTCTTTATCGTATTTTGCTTTATATGCTTCTAGGAATTTTGTTGTATTATCAGTAAGTTTTGCATTTGCATCAAAGAAGGTTGAGAATACAACTCCTTCTGCGGCCTCACCAGCTATTTCTATAAATTCTGGTGTTTCCCATGTATCCCCACCTAATATTGGAAGCTCAAGTCCTAGCTCTTTGGCTTGCTTTGTAACAAGTGCCGATTCAGTAAAGTTTCCCGGTGCAAATATAACATCAGCTCCTGATTCCTTAATGCTTGTTAATTGAGCAGTAAAGTCTTGATCTCCTGTATTATAGAAAGCTTCATAAACTACTGCATTTTCATCACCCGTCAACTCCTTAAATGTATCTTCAAAAAACTTAGCTAATCCAACGGCATAATCATTAGTCTTCTCTATGATGAAAGCAACTTTTTTAGCGCCAACCTGATTGTATGCATAGTTTGCCATAACATTTCCTTGGAAAGGATCTATGAAACATACCCTAAAGTAATGATCATTTCCTTTAGTAACCAATGGATTGGTACAAGATGTTCCTATAGCAGCTACTTTTCTATCCGATTTCTTTATAACTTCACCGGCTGAAATCGAAAAACCACTTCCCCAACTACCAATTATTAATGATACTTTTTCTTGGTCTATCAATTTTGTTGCAGCATTGGCAGCTTCAACCTTGTCCGACTTATTATCAACAAATACTAATTTAACTTTTTTTCCTAAAACCTCTGGAAATAGTTCATTTGCTAATTCAATACCTTCCTTTTCTAATGCCCCTCCTGCCGCATTGGCACCTGTTAATGGTTCAAATACACCAATTTTGATTACATCCGCCTCATCAGTCTTTGTTCCATCTGAAACCGTGTCTGCTTTTTGAACACATCCAACTGTGAATGCTGAAACTAATATTACAAGAACTAAAAACAATGATAATTTTTTCATTTTAAAACTCCCTCTCATTTAAAATTTTTTAAATATTATTCTAAAAATAGAACAAGACTTTGGCATAGAAGTTTAAAGATTGGATACTTCGAATACCTTACAAAATTCCATAACTCCTACTTGGCAGAATTGCTTATGCAATTTACTCACCTGTTAATTTTATTTAATAATAATTTTAATTATATATAATAATTTTGTCAACAAAAATGTTTTTATTACATATACAAATGTATTTATATATCAAACATTTTAGAATATTTTTTCCACCTTAATCCCTTTGAAAGCTTCAAATTACAATGGATATATAGAATCTATAAGCTATATATGCTTTTAAAAAAAGTCAAATTTTACTATATTTTTCGAATATGAAAAACTGAACAAGTCAGATTACAAAGTGATTTTGATTATTTTCTAGATCTGCCTTATAATAAAGTGTAGTATAGAGAGGAAATTGCATAACTCTTACTTGGCAGAATTGCATATACGAATATCATCCTATATTTAATTGCTTAAGATATAAGCATATTTGATGGTATAGTTCTTAAGGTTTTTTAACTATATATAGTAGATAGTTTTTGCAGAAGGTAATTATGCAATTTGCTCTAGAGATAATAAGACTTGTATATTATTGTTATTTAATATAATATAAACAGTAAATATTATTATAATTTATGTTTTCTAATGGAGGTGTACCTATGAAAAGAGTTTTTTCTGGTGTCCAACCAACATCTCAAATCCATATAGGAAATTATATAGGTGCTATTAAAAGATTTGTTGAGTTGCAAAACGATATGGACTGTTTCTTTTGTATAGTAGATCTACACTCAGTTACAGTACCTCAAGATCCTAAAGAATTATTTGAAAACTCATTACAACTAGCAGCACTTTATATGGCCGTTGGTTTAGACCCAAATAAGGTTACTTTATTTCTTCAATCCCAAGTTCCTGCTCATTCTGAGCTTGCATGGCTTTTACAATGTAATACATATGTAGGGGAATTAAATAGAATGACACAGTATAAGGAAAAAAGCCAAGGAAAAGAAACAGTAACTACTGGTTTATATACTTATCCTGTTCTTATGGCTGCTGATATCTTGCTTTATGATACAAATTGCGTACCTGTAGGCAACGATCAAAAACAGCATCTTGAATTATGTAGAGATATTGCTATAAGATTTAATAAAAAATATGGAGAAACCTTTATAGTACCAGAACCTTTAATTGCAAAATTTGGAGCAAGAATAATGTCCCTAGATGATCCAACAAAAAAAATGAGTAAAAGTAATGATAATAAACATAGTAAAATAAACCTTCTTGATTCTCCTTCAAAAATTAAAAAAAGTATTATGAAAGCAGTTACAGATAGCGACAGTGAAGTAAGGTATGATATAGAAAATAAACCCGGTGTCAGTAATCTAATGACTATCTATAATATCTTAAGTAAATTATCTTTAGATGAAATTGAAAATAAATATAAGGGACTTGGTTATGGTGCCTTCAAAAAAGATTTAGTTGAAGTTATAGTATCTTATTTAGAACCTATTCAGACAAGATATAAAGATATTCTTGAATCCGGTGAATTAGAAAAGGTGCTTAAAAAAGGTGCAGATAGAGCAAATGAAGTGTCTAACAAGATCTTACATGATGTAAAGAAAAGAATGGGTTTCGTATATTTTTAAAAATGAACTATAAAAAACTTCCATATGATTTATCAATGGAAGTTTTTTATAGTTCATTTAGTTTTTGTAGTTCATTTCTAAATTTCTTAATAAGCTTTTTTTCCATCCTAGAAACAGTCATCTGAGAAACCCCTAGATTAGCCGCCACTTCAACCTGAGTTTTGTTGTTAAAGAATCTTCCATTAACTATTTTTTTCTCAACTTCATTGAAATTTTCCATACATTTTTGTAAAAAATCTCTATTTTCAAGGGATGCAAAACTCTTATCATCCATACCTATAATATCTTTAAGTTGAACTTCTTTATCATCACCACTATTATCATAGCTTACATCAAGGGACTTGGGAGTATAAACATAGCTAGCCTCCATAGCTTCTAGTACGGCTTCCTCTGTAACAGCTAAATATTCAGCTATGTCCTTTACCTTAGGCACTCTTTGTAAACTTTGCTGAAGCTTAACCTTAACGTCATTAACCTTCTTTGACAATTCTTGAATTCTTCTGGGAACTCTTATGGTCCAGCCTTTATCCCGGAAATGCTTTTTTATCTCTCCAATAATAGTTGGTGTTGCAAAGCTTGAAAATTCAAAGCCTCTATCTAGATCAAATCTTTCAATAGCGTAAATCAACCCAATTGATGCAACCTGATAAATATCTTCATAATCAATTCCCCTATTTACATATTTCTTAGATAGTATTTCAGCAATGTAAAGATATCTATTTATAAGTTCATTTCTGATATTTATATCCTTTGTATCTCTATATATAGCAAACAACTCTTTATTATCTAGTTTTTCCAAGGATTCCACCTTATACTCTTGGGCATTATTCATAGCACTTGTCATATATCATCGACCCCTTAATTATAAGCTTCCTCTTCTTCATTCAAAAACTTTATCATTCTTATAATAGTACCTTTTTCCGGTGATGATTCTACTTTCACATTATCCATTAAAGATTTAATAATAAATATCCCAAGACCACTCTCCTTTGGATTACAAATATCGGGTTTAGGGCATCTTTCTACATCAAAACCCTTTCCCTCATCCTTTATATCTATTATAAACTGATTCCCGCTAATAGTAAATTCTACTTTGAAATTATTATCATTATATCCATGTATAACCGCATTATTACAAGCTTCACCTACTGCAACCTTTATATCCTCTATATCCTCTATATCGAAGCCCATTTTGTTTGCTATAACCGATGAGGTCATCCTAACAATACTAACATATTCTGGCTTACTAGGTACTGATATGCATATATTTTCCTTTTTAAAAACTTCACTCTTATTTGCACATTTAGCACTCATAGAAATATTTCACCTTCCTAACTATAGATATCAATCTTTAATCCATAATAAAATCTGTAATGAAAATAGGGTCTTTTGTGTATTTTTTTGTTAATCTGTATATATTAATTTAACTTGTATATCTAAACATTACTCAATGACAAATATTTTATCTAAACCTGTAATTGTTAAAAGCTTAGATATATTGGGCCTTGGGTTAATGATAATAATATTTTTTTCAATACTTTTTAATCTTTTCAATATACCTATTAAAACTCCTAGGCCAGTACTATCAATGTATTGTAATTCTTCACAATTCAGTCTCATATCCGCTTCTTTTTCCTGTAATAGCTTAATTAGAGTCTCCTTTAAGTTATTAGCTGTAGAAATGTCTACTTCACCTATCAAATTAATTTCCCATAGATTTTTTTCACTATCAAAAACCTTATTAATATTTAATGACACAAAAAAAACCTCCTCACAAAAACTATTTTATTTTTACCCAATTTTATATTCTATAAACATTATTAGATAAATAATTTTTACATTTAATATATTTTTAAAAGCCTCAAATCTATACCATCAAATATGCTTATATCTTAAGGAATTAAATCAAGGATGATATTCCCATATTAGGCTTAGCCAAGTAAGAGCTATTCAATTTCCTAAATTATACTTTGTTTTTGCTTTAGGATAATAATATCATAAAATCAAGTTTTATCAAAATATGTTGAACTTTAATCCAAATTAATTAAATTTATTATAAAATTTATTTTTTCCCTATCTTTCCTATATATAGATATTTCAGTCAAAATTTTAGTTTCTACATATCAAAACTCTCCAGAAACATGGGATATTTAAGTATGTATAAATTAAAATTTACTTGGAACTATATATGTATTTCCTGTATAATTTAATCACACTAATTTTCTGAATTGTTTTGAAATATAAAAGGAGGATAAGAATGGTTAAGCTTTTAAAAAACTGGAAGTTCATATTTTTGTTTACTATTATAATTCTTTATTTAGTATATTTTGGTACAGTTTTCAAAACTGAGCTAGAATTACCTTCAAAGGCATGGAGTAGAGATGTATCAATAGCTCAATTGAAATCCAAGAATATAAATGATCTAATGTCTAATCATAATATATTTGTAATACCAATTCAAAATAAAAATTCTTTTATCACTTTTTGGTATCAAGATAGTGCAATTAAATATTCCTTAATAGACAGTAAAGGAACAATTATTTCAAGTACTAAATTAGATATTGATGTTGGTAGCGTAAAAAAAATCAGAGGATTATTAAATGATGGGGTTATGTCATTATATGTATTAGAAGATATTGAGTTGAAAAAATACGACTTTGACCTCAATACAAATCAAATCCTATCAAATACAACCATTACTCATTCAGTTAAAGACTTCATAGTCCATGATGATTTGATCATTTATTCTACTAATAATTCTTTAAATCTTATAGACAAAACAAACCATACAAAGCAAATAGAGAATATTAATGTTGATAGATTTGAAACCATTAAAGATGAAAATGCTCCTTTATATCATATAGCTTTATATGAGAAGACAACCACTGGACAAAACTTTTTAAATTACCTAAGCTACGACCTAAACAAGAAAAATTTAACTAGACAAAGGATTACAAGCCTTGCAAACTCAGTTAAACAATCCTTAGAACGTGTTGACATTGCAATCATAAATGATGAAATAAATATATTAGCATCTATAACAGAAACTAGAACAGGAAGTAATAATTTATATAACTTTAAGTTTAAAAATAATGAGGTTTCGAATTTCTCTAAAAATATGATAAAAATAAATGCAGTGAATCCATATCCAAGGATACTAAAGAACATTAAGGATGAATTAACCTTTGTGGCATCGGTGAATATAACAAAGGGAAAAGATACTGAAACCGTTAATATTGTCAAGTTCACGATCAATGAAACCAATACTGTAATAGATTCAAAGCTATTGACTAAAACAAATTCAATTTCCTTAAATCCATATTTCTTTAATCTAGATAATGATAAATATTTGGTATGGACAGATATAAAGGGAAAATCTAAAAATATTTTATTATCAAGTAGCAGTGATGATATAATTACAGCTTCAAAAAAAATAAAGCTTAGTGAAACCCTTGATATTTTTATGGCTACTATCACGAGTTTAATACCTAGCCTTTTTATCTCTTTGATATCCGTAATGAATATCTTTGTTCCAACCATATTATTTATATTTTTAATTTCTGTAATAAAGCTTAGATGGGTTGAAAACTACTCAAAAAATATTTTTATTATTATTTTTACCCTTCATTCAGTTTTAAAAATACTTTATACTAATAAATTAGTTTTAAAGAATTATGATGTTCATAATTTTTTACCAGTATTTCTCAAAAATCCTTTAATCCTATATTTATTATTGGTAATATTAACTTTGATCTCACTTTATTGTCTAAAAATATTTATATCAAATAGCAAATATAGAAAGCACCTCGTTAAGACATATTGTTTCTTTGCTTTTATAGACCTTACGATCTATACATTTTTAACAATTCCATATATATATTCGTATCTACTTTTTACATATAAAATTAATATACAATAAAAAAAAACTCAAGGTACTTCACTGTACCTTGAGTTTCAGATTGTTGACAAAGTCAACAAGATGGCAGGCTGCCTAATAATTCGAAGTTCGAGGCGTGCTGAAACCGAGAGGCCGTAGCGTATACAGACATACGTAAGGGTTCTTGGTTGAAGCAACAACGAAGAAATTCGGGTTTTTAGGCAGCCTAAAACTCAAGGTCACTTCACTGTACCTTGAGTTTTTTCTGGGAAAAATCACTTTTGAATTACTATTCTTCTTCGATATGTTCCGATAGTTTTGCTATAGAGGCTACACTATCATCTTCTCCGATTCTCATTAGTTTTACTCCCCTGGTACTTCTACCAAATCTAGATATTCCATTTACTTCCAGTCTTATTACAGTACCTGAAGTATTTATAATCATTATTTCATCATTATTATTAACTATTTTTGCTCCTACTAGCTTACCCGTTTTCTTACTCATGCTATATGTTTTTATACCTTTACCGCCTCTTGTTTGTATCCTATATTCATCTAAAGAAGTTCTTTTACCATAACCATTTTCACTTACAACTAATAGGTCAGTACCTTCATCTACTAGTCCCATCTCTACTACATAATCATCCTCATTGAGGTTTATGGCCTTAACTCCCATTGCAGTTCTTCCCATATTTCTTACATCATTTTCACTAAATCTAATGGACATGGCTTTTACGGTTATTAGTATTAATTCTTTTTTTCCATCGGTTAATTTAACACTTATAAGCTCATCTTCACCCTTTAAACTTATGGCAATTAATCCAGCTTTTCTTGAAGTATCAAATTGTGATAATTCACTTTTCTTTATCATACCATTCTTGGTAGACATAACAAGATAACCGTCTTCTGTAAATTCCTTTATTGGAATAACTGCTGTTATCTTTTCATTGGGTTCTAAATACAATAGATTAACTATGTTTGTACCCTTAGCCTGTCTCTTGGCATCGGGAATTTCATAGGCTTTTAATCTATGCATTTTTCCATGATTTGTGAAGAATAATATATAATTGTGGGTAGAAGTAACAAATAAATTTTCAACAAAATCTTCTTCCCTTGTTGAAAGACCTGATATTCCCTTGCCACCCCTTCTTTGACTTGAATATGTTGTGGCGGGTACCCTCTTAATATATCCTAGACGAGTTAAGGTAATAACTACATCTTCTTCATCTATAAGGTCCTCTATATCTATCTCTTCTTCATTAGTAGTTATCTTAGTTCTTCTTTCATCACTATATTTTTCTCTTATTTCTACCAATTCATCTTTAATTATATTCATAAGAAGTCTTTCATTAGCAAGTATTTCTCTAAGCCTTGTTATGGTCATTATCAACTCTTCATATTCTGCATCTATCTTGTCTCTTTCAAGACCTGTAAGCTTTTGAAGTCTCATATCAAGTATTGCACCAGCTTGAATTTCGCTAAGTTCAAAGTTCTTCATTAAGCCTTCCTTAGCCTCTGCCACATTTTTAGAAGCTCTTATTAAGCTTATTATAGCATCTATATTATCAAGTGCTATCTTTAAACCTTCTAAAATATGGGCTCTAGCTTCGGCTTTATTAAGTTCATATTTTGTTCTTCTTGTAATAACCTCTTTTTGATGCTTTAAGTAATAACTTAACATTTCATAAAGGTTTAACACCTTTGGCTGTCCATCTACAAGGGCTATCATATTTATACTAAATGTTGTTTGAAGCTGTGAATGCTTATATAGTTTATTTAAAACTACATTAGCATTAATATCCTTCTTAAGTTCTATAACAACCCTTATACCAGTTCTATCACTTTCATCCCTAAGATCGGTTATACCTTCGATTTTCTTGTTTCTTACTAAATTTGCAATTCCCTCAATCATCTTAGATTTATTTACTTGATAAGGAATTTCTGTAACTATTATGGCACTCTTACCTTTACCTATATCTTCAATCTCAACCTCTGATCTTACTGTTACTCTTCCTTTTCCAGTTCTATAGGCATCCTTTATAGCTTCCTTCCCCATTATTATTGCTCCTGTAGGGAAATCGGGGCCCTTTATAATACTAATGATATCTTCCATATCTACATCGGGGTCATCAATCATTTTAACGGCTGCATCTATAACTTCACCTAAATTATGGGGAGGAATAGATGTGGCCATACCTACTGCTATACCACTTGAACCATTAACAAGCAAATTAGGATATTTACTTGGAAGTACAGTAGGCTCCTTTAGGGTTTCATCAAAGTTTGGCGTATAATCTATGGTGTCCTTATCTATGTCTTTGAGCATTTCCATGGAAAGCTTAGTAAGCTTTGCCTCTGTATATCTCATTGCCGCAGCACCGTCGCCATCAATGGAACCAAAGTTACCATGTCCATTTACAAGCATATATCTTGTAGAAAACTCTTGAGCAAGTCTTACCATGGCATTATATATAGAGCTATCGCCGTGGGGATGGTACTTACCCATGGTATCTCCAACAATACGGGCTGATTTTCTATAGGGCTTTTCTGGAGCTAAGCCTAATTCATCCATTGCATACAATATTCTTCTATGAACTGGTTTGAGTCCATCCCTTACATCTGGAAGGGCTCTACTTACTATTACACTCATGGCATAGTCTATATAGGATTTTTTCATTTCATCTGAAATATCTATTTGTATAATATTTTGTTTATTCTCTTCCACCTATATCCCCTCCTTTATACATCTAAAATACTTACATATTTTGCGTTAGATTCAATAAACTCTCTACGTGGTGCAACCTTATCCCCCATTAATGTTGTAAATATTTCATCGGCTAAAATTGCATCATTAATGTTTACCTTAATTATAGTTCTTTTTTCAGGATCCATAGTTGTATCCCAAAGCTGTTCTGGGTTCATTTCTCCAAGACCCTTATATCTCTGTAGGGTTGTTCCCTTTCTTCCTATTTCAGTTAATAAGTCTTCCAATTCTTTATCTGAATAAACGTAATGCTCAGCTCTACCCTTCTTAACCTTGTAAAGTGGAGGCTGAGCTATATATACATAGCCCTCCTCTATGAGAGGTCTCATATATCTGAAGAAGAAGGTTAAAAGTAGAGTCCTAATATGGGCACCATCTACATCGGCATCGGTCATGATAACTATTTTATGATATCTTAATTTACTTGCATCAAATTCATCACCAATACCACATCCAAAGGCTGTTATCATTGCCCTTATTTCATTAAAGTTCAATATCTTAACTAAGTTCGCCTTTTCCACATTCATTATTTTACCCTTTAATGGTAGAATAGCTTGAATGCTCCTATTTCTTCCTTGCTTAGCAGATCCTCCCGCAGAATCACCCTCGACAATGAATACCTCGCATTTAGAAGGATCCTTTTCTGAGCAATCAGCAAGCTTTCCTG includes:
- a CDS encoding branched-chain amino acid ABC transporter permease, with the protein product MSFSTFLQHLVNGISLGSLYALLAIGYTMVYGILRLINFAHGDVFMLGTYIAFYAMTSFMLPWWASFLIAIILTCIFGIVLERSAYRPLRNSPRISVMISAIGASFLIENLAIVIFGGRPKAFPIAPIFSKILKFGEISIVSVSLIIPVMTAIALYVLVYIVNHTKVGMAMRAVSKDYEAARLMGIDVNSIIAFTFGTGSALAAIGGIMWGMKYPQLIPLMGLMPGLKCFIAAVIGGIGNIRGAVIGGFILGLGEIMIVAFSSALSGYRDAFAFVLLIIILLVKPSGLMGQNTVEKV
- a CDS encoding ABC transporter substrate-binding protein — encoded protein: MKKLSLFLVLVILVSAFTVGCVQKADTVSDGTKTDEADVIKIGVFEPLTGANAAGGALEKEGIELANELFPEVLGKKVKLVFVDNKSDKVEAANAATKLIDQEKVSLIIGSWGSGFSISAGEVIKKSDRKVAAIGTSCTNPLVTKGNDHYFRVCFIDPFQGNVMANYAYNQVGAKKVAFIIEKTNDYAVGLAKFFEDTFKELTGDENAVVYEAFYNTGDQDFTAQLTSIKESGADVIFAPGNFTESALVTKQAKELGLELPILGGDTWETPEFIEIAGEAAEGVVFSTFFDANAKLTDNTTKFLEAYKAKYDKEPAAVTALAFDAYLLALDAIEKSNSTDPSAIREALAETKDFPGAAGVVTLDENGDAIKSAVIKTVKDGKFTYLTTVDPMKK
- the trpS gene encoding tryptophan--tRNA ligase, with protein sequence MKRVFSGVQPTSQIHIGNYIGAIKRFVELQNDMDCFFCIVDLHSVTVPQDPKELFENSLQLAALYMAVGLDPNKVTLFLQSQVPAHSELAWLLQCNTYVGELNRMTQYKEKSQGKETVTTGLYTYPVLMAADILLYDTNCVPVGNDQKQHLELCRDIAIRFNKKYGETFIVPEPLIAKFGARIMSLDDPTKKMSKSNDNKHSKINLLDSPSKIKKSIMKAVTDSDSEVRYDIENKPGVSNLMTIYNILSKLSLDEIENKYKGLGYGAFKKDLVEVIVSYLEPIQTRYKDILESGELEKVLKKGADRANEVSNKILHDVKKRMGFVYF
- a CDS encoding SigB/SigF/SigG family RNA polymerase sigma factor gives rise to the protein MTSAMNNAQEYKVESLEKLDNKELFAIYRDTKDINIRNELINRYLYIAEILSKKYVNRGIDYEDIYQVASIGLIYAIERFDLDRGFEFSSFATPTIIGEIKKHFRDKGWTIRVPRRIQELSKKVNDVKVKLQQSLQRVPKVKDIAEYLAVTEEAVLEAMEASYVYTPKSLDVSYDNSGDDKEVQLKDIIGMDDKSFASLENRDFLQKCMENFNEVEKKIVNGRFFNNKTQVEVAANLGVSQMTVSRMEKKLIKKFRNELQKLNEL
- a CDS encoding ATP-binding protein; its protein translation is MSAKCANKSEVFKKENICISVPSKPEYVSIVRMTSSVIANKMGFDIEDIEDIKVAVGEACNNAVIHGYNDNNFKVEFTISGNQFIIDIKDEGKGFDVERCPKPDICNPKESGLGIFIIKSLMDNVKVESSPEKGTIIRMIKFLNEEEEAYN
- a CDS encoding STAS domain-containing protein, which translates into the protein MSLNINKVFDSEKNLWEINLIGEVDISTANNLKETLIKLLQEKEADMRLNCEELQYIDSTGLGVLIGILKRLKSIEKNIIIINPRPNISKLLTITGLDKIFVIE
- the gyrA gene encoding DNA gyrase subunit A, producing MEENKQNIIQIDISDEMKKSYIDYAMSVIVSRALPDVRDGLKPVHRRILYAMDELGLAPEKPYRKSARIVGDTMGKYHPHGDSSIYNAMVRLAQEFSTRYMLVNGHGNFGSIDGDGAAAMRYTEAKLTKLSMEMLKDIDKDTIDYTPNFDETLKEPTVLPSKYPNLLVNGSSGIAVGMATSIPPHNLGEVIDAAVKMIDDPDVDMEDIISIIKGPDFPTGAIIMGKEAIKDAYRTGKGRVTVRSEVEIEDIGKGKSAIIVTEIPYQVNKSKMIEGIANLVRNKKIEGITDLRDESDRTGIRVVIELKKDINANVVLNKLYKHSQLQTTFSINMIALVDGQPKVLNLYEMLSYYLKHQKEVITRRTKYELNKAEARAHILEGLKIALDNIDAIISLIRASKNVAEAKEGLMKNFELSEIQAGAILDMRLQKLTGLERDKIDAEYEELIMTITRLREILANERLLMNIIKDELVEIREKYSDERRTKITTNEEEIDIEDLIDEEDVVITLTRLGYIKRVPATTYSSQRRGGKGISGLSTREEDFVENLFVTSTHNYILFFTNHGKMHRLKAYEIPDAKRQAKGTNIVNLLYLEPNEKITAVIPIKEFTEDGYLVMSTKNGMIKKSELSQFDTSRKAGLIAISLKGEDELISVKLTDGKKELILITVKAMSIRFSENDVRNMGRTAMGVKAINLNEDDYVVEMGLVDEGTDLLVVSENGYGKRTSLDEYRIQTRGGKGIKTYSMSKKTGKLVGAKIVNNNDEIMIINTSGTVIRLEVNGISRFGRSTRGVKLMRIGEDDSVASIAKLSEHIEEE